A stretch of the uncultured Desulfobacter sp. genome encodes the following:
- a CDS encoding RHS repeat-associated core domain-containing protein → MGNGNYVGGGFYYTGGDGQLVLVNSQVLDNISYSKCSSWGCSVTNRGGGVYSNGNLELTNSILRGNLSWAIDNASGGSEHNYSYGGGIYHNAGSLIATNCIISHNRGNPGGTNPYPYGGGIYVYSGTADITNCTIAYNERYGIYRNSGTVSAVNSIVYFNVVGQVAGTVDVTYSDVQDGFDGEGNIDGDPLFIDENNFHLLIGSPCFDTGTSEGAPQQDIEGNQRPQGYGYDMGAYEDILEADFSASITKGFAPLTVQFTNLSLGNSSEWQWDFDNDGVVDSTEKDPEWTYSDFGSYSVSLSIINGETSVSEIKENYITVTTIPEDITNLRIESFDDRVVLSWDHSINSEGDLDGYKVYFGEPAIITRLDANTNVFEINELPPASVYPVRVTAIDIDENESAGVTATAATLLSNPDSLTATPAGSMMDLVWNSVTTPDLVSQYAIYVSETDFTSVSGMTPKLRVDGTQTSTRLAGLEEDTLYYFAVTAINLSGNDLKTVTTVSATTESDPEGPEISDIRFNGELLTDGMTITVSGTLSLTATDISKISQVQFYDDANLLGHDQNGSSSYSMPWFIEPVADGTHTLTFTAYDTLDHSTTVTRTVNVTLAPPSAPVITSPATTTTTAESSLIVTGQSQVQNEIALLINGVDPDQWATVNSDGGFSIPVTLTEGENRIQAQARNRAGNSPLSAEIVVTLDTDQPQSPLHMAAESQEAGAIRLSWSRPLETAVAGYNIYRSATAFDSIATAEKINAEPVIGTLYIDLPDTDGTYYYGVTTKDLKDRESGLSTIVSAVSDRIMPAAVTIAYTPTGPYDPNSGRVGQGTVDVLLTVSEPLAAVPFFSLNPTGGSPMTLDMVKTADLTYAGTFDITADTPSGTAYAVFSGRDMAGNRGTEIQEGTSLLIDTQGPQIIDISLVPASPVRNDADNPVSITATIGLDEALKSDTVPELTCRLSGHGDTVFAVDTISQVDTIAGHAQTWQAVLTLSADAGEAQAETLRFVYNGLDDLGNAGGSISAANQFQIYQDDLPPLDAPTGLSAQSLAGGQIALTWDPVDGAAAYALYRQAPGESGLTLLTEIEGETAYTDAPALEGVYLYAVASIRRANDQETVSGLSDALTAVSDATAPAAPSDLTLALTAQGIVAEWADNATEPVTFSLFRSDQSSIPSVDGLTPVMTGTLETRAVDAYPQSTFHCYTVVAVDSAGNVSEPAPSMLLDFDLLPVSGLSERQEDEDPPVVTWSHADATVTGYDFYLGPEAAAVKINTDPMTVTTFTDTGYNGDERHYGVVALGDAGQESLQRRITLPLLQASLDENAVLLRRTANRLDYIVENRSTADIDNVTLVLQIEGAVYRSDPFDVAASSTANVSMIVVGGQDWPDPISLTTTLEIIPNEGELIEIVRSGDVTVQDSSQVLRILAGNLLRGGSSEVRFTLENTGAEIVEILTAVNSGSQASSDIGLKLLDTDGNVLSTATYRQNLGNDIVTLADGRSIARIPAGGTFESAAMTLAVPENAPDAVTLQLDISAVYMNLGKSDQQTLPGISTTQAAALIDTSYYGQVETVSPESSHGDEDILISGRALARATDEPLANVPLDLVISVQGFDRTYRIYTDANGQFSYAFTPMAGEYGDYTVWARHPELNDTAPQAGFEIVRLVYQIPETPVRGVNFVKPATFNIGIPRNYVLDVPITVVAGGEAMHNVRVEYNTVDQPDGQLLAGVHVQTGDVLATIDQGHSAVLHWTLWADNTAADTGSLILSVKSDENGEASWQTITVNLQFSEARPVLYFSPDHIETGMALDDTVTETITFNNNGFADMENVQLSLVDESGAPAPDWIALNTASDFGDLLMDESREIGIFFSPTADKVNEGLYTYYLRVSADNYPDTDILLFAAVTQSGIGNALIKVSDIYTGTEDPNTGETIQGLANASITLQNEVVLTETFSAATNSQGEALINDLPAGRYKCRVRASNHQEYIGRTWIKPGITTTKEVFLANNLVTVEWKVVPTTIQDKYEVVLTATYETNVPAAVLVAEPASVMLPDMQAGDVFRAEFTLTNYGLIRAQDLSLVMPEDNEYYRYELMSGLPDYLDAKEQITVSYRVVCTKSPDEDGSGGGCWPVSWDINIYCRWVCINGKWVVARIPYLIIKYECDDDDTGYEFGTSPPPVVSTPTWPDFGGSGDYSIDYDWGSFSDFTFNADEIDDENNDCIDPPPNQDPCYDPDQQCVEKETEQNKCEPTGSSVNTLMRDYQRRDIDFFIKVPGGTLDVERYYYNGKWYLSPVMTSLMFEYVEGDITVISKDGLAYLYRGVDLWTLSARKWIKKTVDGYLWESKTGRWRSYDDTGRQIAFGDRNGTIGTFIYNAGGDTITGIQDRNGIQVIWFETDIDGRITAAQDGESRRVTYTYTNGLLTDVEDVLGNNTRYGYDQSGRLSQVTDVLDRTHTIEYTGVGHVTSVTDQNNIGRSFSYNYDRGTLQYYTSIDLPSGAIKEVWYDQYGDTQRVDINGRTIQRIEKQGRDLLVYDAAGNETRKSYDEWDNLLQMVYPDGATITYEYDFDHHQVTRKTDERGIVTEYEYDANGNRTLMVEAVGTSDERITEWEYDVDGNLLIERQVGDADTAEAVTQMTYDAAGNMLSKTDPENHTTHYTYDIMGNLRTMEDPRGNTWEYVYDGRGQLREVIDSLTHTTHYEYDASGNKVKEVDAEGLEIQYEYDDHNNLIRSTAIADPDDPSENVVTIYEYNDNDQLIRRIDPEGKIVVRNEYDDMGRKSKTIDGNDNEIIFEYDDSSDTGCASCNGGSVDQPVRIIYPTFSKQFAYNSRGWKVEERDVLDESTAYTTFFDYDVAGNLIRVTDKMGNPTSYDFDSFDRQIRVTDALSHDTNYTFDNRNNLIALQDANGNTTRLEYDRNNRLVKEIRPMGEETQYVYDTMGNLITKIDAKNQKVSYIHDAANRMIEVHYFTNVGDAAPEKTTFFIYDDIGNLTGYDDGTTKGRYVYDLFHRKKSEIVDYGLFQLLHSYTYYRNGLKESFTGPDGITYAYSYDANNQLAQIQIPGIGSIAINEKEWNRPLSMTYPGGQTIDYKYDPLMRVSKIESKDLANNIIMAYLYSYDHMSNIIQKATEHGAYNYEYDNLYQLTRADNPLIDNEVYSYDAVGNRKTELGAENEWQYNSNNELIDYNGVVLDYDSNGNTIRRSGDDQVINYHYNIENRLIRIEDINASLIPTYYYDPFGRRLWKQIGEKIIFFHYSDEGLVGEFDQNSALLKSFGYVPGSIWNTYPMFLVTEGNYYWFNNDHIGTPQYIIDLNGSTVWRSSKNSFGKDIMGDDANDIDRLGFSGQYKDVESKLYYNLNRFYDPSIGRFISADPLGVEEEVNPYFYVRNNPLIRIDPLGLKEKEISIGNRQFEGWWFTGEKEYGKWTDGTPPGWPNPDGLYCSLYKWCKRRVYYRMRSAILETNDILNNIGPCGQAKVSHWIDFLMLAYNALIDVDEYANPRKIRFVKWVEPAKYRRSFLRKKWQTARTASSNHCSSFDNFPPSIIYE, encoded by the coding sequence ATGGGTAACGGTAATTATGTAGGTGGCGGATTTTATTACACCGGTGGCGATGGTCAACTGGTTTTAGTCAACAGCCAGGTTCTGGATAACATCAGTTATTCGAAGTGCAGCAGTTGGGGGTGCAGTGTAACCAACCGAGGAGGTGGTGTTTACAGCAATGGCAACCTTGAATTGACCAACAGCATTCTACGGGGCAACCTTTCATGGGCCATTGATAATGCCAGTGGCGGCAGCGAACATAATTATAGTTATGGCGGCGGCATATATCACAATGCAGGTTCACTTATCGCAACCAACTGTATCATTTCACATAACAGAGGCAATCCTGGAGGAACCAACCCTTATCCTTACGGGGGAGGTATTTACGTATATTCGGGCACGGCTGACATCACCAACTGTACGATAGCCTATAATGAAAGGTATGGTATCTATCGCAACAGCGGCACGGTTAGCGCTGTTAATTCCATCGTATATTTCAATGTAGTAGGCCAGGTCGCAGGCACGGTGGATGTCACCTACAGTGACGTTCAGGATGGGTTTGACGGAGAAGGAAATATTGATGGAGACCCTCTTTTTATTGATGAAAACAATTTCCATTTACTAATCGGCTCCCCATGTTTTGATACTGGTACATCTGAAGGAGCCCCTCAGCAGGATATTGAAGGTAACCAAAGGCCGCAGGGTTATGGTTATGATATGGGTGCATATGAAGACATTTTAGAGGCTGATTTCTCAGCATCAATTACAAAAGGATTTGCACCTTTAACCGTTCAATTTACGAATTTATCGTTAGGTAATAGTAGTGAATGGCAATGGGATTTTGATAATGATGGTGTGGTGGATTCTACAGAAAAAGATCCCGAATGGACCTATTCTGATTTTGGTTCTTATTCTGTTTCCCTGTCAATAATAAATGGAGAGACATCGGTCTCCGAAATTAAAGAAAATTATATAACAGTAACAACTATCCCGGAGGATATCACAAATCTTCGAATTGAATCATTTGATGACCGCGTTGTCCTTTCCTGGGACCATTCAATTAACTCGGAAGGTGATCTTGACGGATATAAGGTTTATTTTGGGGAACCTGCTATAATTACACGGCTTGATGCCAATACAAATGTATTTGAAATTAATGAGTTGCCTCCGGCTAGTGTATACCCCGTACGTGTAACGGCAATAGATATTGATGAGAACGAAAGTGCCGGCGTAACCGCCACAGCGGCAACCCTCTTGTCCAACCCCGATAGTTTGACGGCAACACCCGCAGGCAGCATGATGGATTTGGTGTGGAACTCTGTGACCACCCCCGACCTGGTCAGCCAGTATGCGATATATGTTTCGGAGACGGATTTCACCAGCGTGTCCGGTATGACGCCCAAACTGCGGGTAGACGGAACGCAGACCAGCACCCGCCTGGCAGGTCTGGAAGAGGACACGCTTTACTATTTTGCCGTGACGGCCATCAATCTATCGGGCAACGACCTCAAGACGGTCACTACGGTATCCGCCACCACAGAGAGTGACCCCGAGGGCCCGGAGATCAGCGATATCCGTTTCAATGGCGAGTTGCTGACCGACGGCATGACCATCACGGTCTCCGGTACGCTATCCCTGACAGCCACTGATATCTCCAAGATCAGCCAGGTGCAGTTCTACGATGATGCTAACCTCCTGGGCCACGACCAAAACGGATCATCCAGTTATTCCATGCCCTGGTTCATCGAGCCGGTCGCCGATGGTACCCACACCCTCACCTTTACCGCCTATGACACCCTTGATCACAGCACCACGGTAACCCGTACGGTCAATGTTACCCTCGCACCGCCCTCGGCACCGGTGATCACCTCACCGGCCACTACGACCACAACGGCAGAATCCTCCTTGATTGTCACCGGGCAATCGCAAGTCCAGAATGAAATCGCACTGCTTATAAATGGCGTCGATCCCGACCAATGGGCGACAGTAAATTCGGACGGCGGCTTTTCAATCCCGGTAACCTTGACCGAAGGCGAAAACCGCATTCAAGCCCAGGCCCGCAACCGGGCCGGCAACAGTCCGCTGAGTGCGGAAATTGTCGTTACCCTGGACACGGATCAGCCGCAGAGCCCGCTCCATATGGCCGCGGAAAGTCAGGAAGCCGGCGCCATTCGCCTCTCCTGGAGCCGTCCGCTGGAAACCGCGGTGGCCGGATACAACATCTACCGTTCCGCCACCGCGTTCGACAGCATCGCCACTGCGGAAAAAATAAATGCCGAACCGGTCATCGGCACTCTATATATCGACCTGCCGGACACTGACGGAACCTATTACTACGGCGTCACCACGAAGGATCTTAAGGATCGGGAAAGCGGTCTGTCAACGATAGTGTCAGCGGTCTCGGACCGGATCATGCCCGCGGCCGTAACTATTGCTTATACACCCACCGGGCCGTACGATCCGAATTCGGGTCGGGTGGGACAGGGCACGGTCGATGTCCTGCTCACGGTGAGCGAACCCCTGGCGGCGGTTCCATTTTTCAGTCTGAACCCAACGGGCGGCTCGCCCATGACCTTGGATATGGTGAAGACCGCTGACCTGACCTATGCCGGCACCTTTGACATCACGGCCGATACGCCCAGCGGAACGGCTTACGCGGTCTTCTCCGGCCGGGATATGGCAGGCAACCGCGGCACCGAGATCCAGGAGGGGACGAGTTTGCTGATTGACACCCAAGGCCCCCAGATCATCGACATCAGCCTGGTGCCGGCCTCGCCGGTCCGCAATGATGCGGACAATCCGGTGAGCATTACCGCCACCATTGGCCTGGACGAGGCGCTTAAATCCGATACCGTTCCGGAACTGACCTGCCGTCTGTCCGGCCACGGCGATACCGTCTTTGCCGTTGATACCATTTCTCAAGTAGACACGATCGCCGGCCACGCCCAAACCTGGCAGGCCGTCTTGACCCTGTCGGCAGATGCGGGGGAGGCCCAGGCCGAAACACTGCGCTTTGTCTACAATGGTCTGGATGATCTGGGCAATGCTGGTGGCAGCATATCCGCAGCCAACCAGTTCCAGATCTACCAGGACGACCTGCCGCCTCTTGACGCGCCCACCGGCCTCAGCGCCCAGTCCCTGGCTGGCGGGCAGATTGCCCTGACCTGGGACCCGGTGGACGGAGCAGCCGCCTACGCCCTCTATCGCCAGGCACCGGGTGAATCGGGATTGACTCTGCTTACCGAAATCGAAGGAGAGACGGCCTATACCGATGCGCCGGCACTGGAAGGCGTTTACCTTTATGCAGTTGCAAGCATACGCCGGGCCAATGACCAGGAGACCGTCAGCGGGTTGAGCGATGCCCTCACAGCCGTCTCGGATGCCACGGCACCGGCAGCCCCTTCCGATTTGACCCTCGCCCTGACCGCCCAGGGCATTGTTGCCGAATGGGCGGACAACGCCACCGAGCCGGTAACCTTCTCCCTGTTCCGTTCGGACCAGTCGTCGATTCCGTCGGTGGATGGGTTGACGCCGGTGATGACCGGTACCCTCGAAACCCGCGCCGTGGACGCTTATCCCCAATCGACCTTTCACTGCTACACGGTCGTTGCCGTGGACAGTGCCGGCAATGTCTCCGAACCCGCACCATCAATGCTTCTCGACTTCGATCTGTTGCCTGTATCCGGCCTCAGCGAGCGCCAGGAAGATGAGGATCCCCCCGTGGTCACCTGGAGCCACGCCGATGCCACGGTGACCGGCTATGATTTCTATCTGGGACCGGAAGCCGCGGCGGTCAAGATCAATACCGACCCCATGACAGTGACCACCTTTACCGATACCGGATACAATGGAGACGAGCGCCACTACGGCGTGGTAGCCTTGGGCGATGCCGGACAGGAGAGCCTCCAGCGCCGGATTACCCTGCCGCTGCTGCAGGCCTCGTTGGATGAAAATGCAGTGCTGCTGCGTAGGACAGCCAATCGGCTGGATTATATCGTTGAAAACCGTTCGACGGCTGATATCGATAACGTCACCCTGGTTCTTCAAATCGAGGGTGCCGTCTATCGTTCCGATCCGTTCGATGTGGCCGCATCCTCCACTGCCAATGTGTCGATGATAGTGGTCGGCGGACAGGATTGGCCGGACCCGATCTCATTGACAACCACCCTTGAAATCATCCCCAACGAGGGGGAATTGATCGAAATCGTCCGTTCCGGCGATGTTACGGTTCAGGACAGTTCACAGGTGCTGCGCATTCTCGCCGGCAACCTGTTGCGCGGCGGATCTTCAGAGGTTCGCTTCACCCTGGAGAACACAGGTGCGGAAATCGTCGAAATCCTCACCGCGGTCAACAGTGGATCACAGGCGTCATCCGACATTGGCCTCAAATTGCTGGATACCGACGGCAATGTGCTCTCCACCGCCACCTATCGCCAGAACCTGGGCAATGACATCGTGACCCTGGCCGACGGCCGCAGTATCGCACGGATCCCGGCGGGCGGCACCTTCGAGTCCGCGGCCATGACGTTGGCGGTGCCGGAAAACGCTCCGGATGCGGTTACCCTGCAGTTGGACATCTCTGCCGTATACATGAACCTGGGGAAGAGCGACCAGCAGACCCTGCCCGGGATCAGCACCACCCAGGCAGCCGCCTTGATCGACACCAGCTACTACGGCCAGGTGGAGACGGTCTCACCGGAATCCTCCCACGGGGATGAGGATATCCTCATCAGCGGCCGGGCGCTGGCGCGTGCCACCGACGAACCGCTGGCCAATGTCCCCCTGGATCTGGTCATCTCTGTCCAGGGCTTTGACCGCACATACCGGATCTATACCGATGCCAATGGCCAATTCTCTTATGCGTTTACCCCCATGGCAGGAGAATACGGCGATTACACGGTCTGGGCCCGGCATCCGGAGTTGAACGACACGGCTCCCCAGGCCGGATTCGAGATCGTGCGTCTCGTCTATCAGATTCCCGAGACGCCCGTCCGGGGCGTCAATTTCGTCAAGCCGGCCACCTTCAACATCGGCATTCCGCGCAATTACGTGCTGGATGTCCCCATAACCGTCGTTGCCGGTGGCGAGGCCATGCACAACGTGCGTGTTGAATACAATACCGTAGACCAGCCCGACGGCCAACTGCTTGCCGGCGTACATGTGCAGACGGGGGATGTGTTGGCAACCATTGACCAGGGGCATTCCGCCGTACTTCACTGGACGCTATGGGCGGACAACACCGCCGCAGATACAGGCAGCCTGATCCTGTCGGTCAAGAGCGATGAGAACGGCGAAGCCTCCTGGCAGACCATTACGGTCAACCTGCAGTTTTCCGAGGCCCGGCCGGTTCTGTACTTCTCTCCCGATCACATCGAGACGGGCATGGCCCTGGACGACACCGTGACCGAGACAATCACCTTCAACAACAACGGCTTTGCCGATATGGAGAATGTGCAACTGAGTCTGGTGGATGAAAGCGGTGCGCCTGCACCGGATTGGATTGCTTTGAATACGGCATCCGATTTTGGCGATCTTCTCATGGATGAGTCCCGTGAAATCGGCATCTTCTTTTCTCCCACAGCGGACAAGGTCAACGAGGGTCTATACACCTATTATTTGCGGGTATCGGCCGACAACTACCCGGATACGGACATTCTGCTCTTCGCCGCTGTGACCCAGTCGGGCATCGGCAACGCCCTGATCAAAGTCAGCGACATTTACACCGGCACCGAGGATCCCAACACCGGTGAAACCATCCAGGGGCTGGCCAATGCCAGCATCACCCTCCAGAACGAGGTGGTGCTCACCGAAACGTTCAGTGCCGCGACCAACAGCCAAGGTGAAGCCTTGATCAACGATCTTCCCGCCGGCCGCTACAAATGCCGCGTCCGTGCATCTAACCACCAGGAGTATATTGGCCGCACCTGGATCAAGCCAGGTATCACCACCACCAAGGAGGTTTTCCTAGCCAATAATCTGGTCACTGTGGAATGGAAAGTGGTGCCCACCACCATCCAGGACAAGTACGAGGTGGTCCTTACCGCTACCTATGAAACCAATGTGCCTGCGGCTGTTTTGGTAGCTGAACCGGCTTCGGTGATGTTGCCCGACATGCAAGCCGGAGATGTGTTCCGTGCCGAATTTACTCTGACCAACTACGGCCTAATCCGGGCACAGGACCTTAGCCTTGTCATGCCTGAAGACAACGAGTACTACCGTTACGAGTTGATGAGCGGATTGCCGGACTATCTGGATGCCAAAGAGCAAATTACGGTTTCTTACCGTGTCGTATGCACAAAATCTCCAGATGAAGATGGCAGCGGCGGCGGGTGCTGGCCGGTGAGTTGGGACATCAACATTTATTGTCGATGGGTTTGTATTAACGGAAAATGGGTTGTAGCTCGCATCCCGTACCTGATCATCAAATATGAGTGCGATGATGATGACACTGGATACGAGTTCGGCACATCGCCTCCGCCAGTGGTGTCCACACCAACATGGCCGGATTTCGGTGGAAGCGGGGACTATAGTATCGATTATGATTGGGGGTCTTTTTCCGATTTCACTTTCAATGCCGATGAGATTGATGATGAAAACAATGATTGCATTGATCCCCCCCCAAATCAGGACCCATGCTATGATCCGGATCAACAGTGCGTTGAGAAAGAAACCGAACAGAACAAGTGTGAACCAACGGGATCATCTGTCAACACGTTGATGCGAGACTATCAGCGTCGCGATATAGATTTTTTCATCAAGGTTCCGGGTGGTACGCTTGATGTCGAACGTTACTACTATAACGGGAAATGGTACCTCAGTCCGGTGATGACCTCACTGATGTTTGAATATGTTGAAGGCGATATTACGGTAATCAGCAAGGATGGGCTGGCCTACCTGTATCGAGGCGTCGATTTGTGGACCCTGAGTGCCAGAAAATGGATAAAAAAGACCGTTGATGGTTATCTTTGGGAGTCCAAAACAGGCCGTTGGCGGAGTTATGACGACACCGGCCGGCAAATAGCCTTCGGAGACCGTAACGGCACCATTGGCACGTTCATCTACAATGCCGGCGGCGATACCATTACCGGTATCCAGGATCGAAACGGCATCCAGGTTATCTGGTTCGAGACAGATATCGATGGCCGCATCACTGCGGCTCAGGACGGTGAGTCGCGGCGAGTCACATACACCTATACCAATGGATTGCTTACGGATGTTGAAGATGTGCTCGGTAATAACACCCGCTACGGATACGATCAGAGCGGGCGGCTATCGCAGGTAACGGATGTTTTAGACAGAACCCACACCATTGAATACACCGGGGTGGGGCATGTGACCTCCGTGACGGACCAGAACAACATTGGACGATCCTTCTCCTACAATTACGATCGCGGCACGTTGCAATACTATACCAGCATAGATCTGCCTTCCGGTGCCATTAAGGAAGTCTGGTACGACCAATATGGTGACACCCAACGCGTGGACATCAACGGCCGCACCATCCAGCGCATCGAGAAACAGGGCCGCGATCTCCTAGTGTACGATGCTGCCGGGAATGAGACCCGCAAATCCTATGACGAATGGGATAACCTGCTACAAATGGTCTATCCTGACGGCGCCACCATTACCTACGAATATGATTTTGACCACCATCAGGTGACTCGTAAAACCGACGAACGTGGTATTGTTACTGAGTACGAATATGACGCCAACGGCAACCGTACCCTCATGGTCGAGGCAGTAGGCACATCCGATGAACGGATCACCGAGTGGGAGTATGATGTCGACGGGAATCTGCTTATCGAAAGACAGGTGGGCGATGCCGATACAGCCGAAGCAGTAACACAGATGACCTATGATGCTGCTGGAAACATGCTCTCTAAAACAGATCCAGAAAACCATACCACGCATTACACCTATGACATTATGGGCAACCTCCGCACCATGGAAGATCCGCGTGGCAATACATGGGAGTATGTCTATGATGGCAGAGGCCAACTCAGGGAGGTGATCGATTCATTAACCCATACCACGCATTATGAGTATGATGCTTCTGGAAACAAAGTGAAAGAAGTCGATGCAGAAGGGTTGGAAATCCAATATGAGTACGACGACCATAATAATTTGATCCGGTCAACCGCAATCGCGGATCCTGATGATCCTTCCGAAAATGTTGTAACCATTTACGAGTATAACGACAACGATCAATTGATTCGCCGGATCGATCCTGAAGGAAAAATTGTGGTGCGCAATGAGTATGACGACATGGGGCGCAAAAGTAAAACTATAGACGGCAACGATAACGAAATCATCTTTGAATATGATGATTCCAGTGATACAGGTTGCGCCTCTTGCAACGGTGGATCTGTTGATCAACCAGTGAGGATTATTTATCCTACCTTTAGCAAACAGTTCGCCTATAACTCACGGGGTTGGAAAGTTGAAGAAAGAGATGTTCTGGATGAATCCACAGCTTATACAACATTTTTTGATTACGATGTTGCTGGCAATTTGATCCGTGTGACCGACAAAATGGGAAATCCTACTTCTTATGATTTTGATTCATTCGATAGGCAAATAAGGGTGACCGATGCATTATCCCATGACACCAATTATACTTTTGATAATCGTAACAATCTGATCGCATTGCAGGATGCAAACGGCAACACAACACGTCTCGAATATGATCGCAATAACCGATTAGTAAAAGAAATCCGACCTATGGGTGAGGAAACCCAATATGTGTATGACACCATGGGGAACCTAATAACCAAGATCGATGCAAAGAATCAGAAGGTTAGCTATATTCATGATGCGGCCAACCGAATGATTGAAGTGCATTACTTCACGAATGTCGGTGATGCTGCACCGGAAAAGACGACATTTTTTATTTATGATGATATTGGGAATCTAACAGGGTATGATGATGGAACGACTAAAGGACGGTATGTTTATGATTTATTTCACCGCAAAAAGTCTGAAATAGTTGATTATGGACTATTCCAACTTTTACATAGTTATACTTACTATCGAAATGGCTTAAAAGAAAGCTTTACTGGACCGGATGGTATTACCTATGCTTACTCATATGATGCAAATAATCAATTAGCGCAAATTCAAATTCCTGGAATTGGGTCAATAGCCATCAATGAAAAAGAATGGAATCGTCCACTATCAATGACCTATCCTGGCGGACAAACTATAGACTATAAATATGATCCATTAATGCGAGTCTCTAAAATTGAAAGCAAAGATCTAGCAAATAACATTATAATGGCTTATTTATATAGTTATGACCATATGAGCAATATTATTCAGAAGGCAACGGAACATGGAGCCTATAATTATGAGTATGATAATCTTTACCAATTAACCAGAGCAGATAATCCCTTAATTGATAACGAGGTATATTCTTATGATGCTGTTGGAAATCGAAAAACTGAGTTAGGCGCTGAAAATGAATGGCAATATAATAGTAATAATGAGCTAATTGACTATAATGGAGTGGTTTTGGATTATGATTCAAATGGAAATACAATTAGAAGGTCTGGTGATGATCAGGTAATTAATTATCATTATAATATTGAGAATCGTTTGATTAGGATTGAGGATATTAATGCTTCACTTATTCCCACTTACTATTATGATCCATTTGGCAGAAGGTTATGGAAACAGATTGGAGAAAAAATAATATTTTTTCATTATTCAGATGAAGGTCTTGTTGGTGAGTTTGACCAAAATAGTGCGTTGTTAAAAAGCTTCGGTTATGTGCCAGGTTCTATATGGAATACTTATCCTATGTTTTTAGTGACCGAAGGTAATTACTACTGGTTCAATAATGATCATATAGGGACACCACAATACATTATAGATTTAAACGGTTCTACGGTATGGCGTAGTAGCAAAAACTCATTTGGTAAAGATATAATGGGGGATGATGCGAATGATATAGATAGGCTTGGATTTTCGGGCCAATATAAGGACGTGGAATCAAAATTGTATTATAATTTAAATCGGTTTTACGATCCAAGCATTGGTAGATTTATTAGTGCTGATCCATTAGGTGTAGAGGAAGAAGTTAACCCATATTTTTATGTACGAAACAATCCTCTAATCAGAATAGATCCATTAGGCCTCAAAGAAAAAGAAATCAGTATAGGAAATCGACAATTTGAGGGCTGGTGGTTTACCGGAGAAAAGGAGTATGGGAAATGGACAGATGGTACTCCTCCTGGTTGGCCAAACCCGGATGGATTATATTGTTCACTTTATAAATGGTGTAAACGAAGAGTATATTATAGGATGAGGTCAGCTATTCTAGAAACAAACGATATATTAAATAACATAGGGCCGTGTGGGCAAGCAAAAGTATCACATTGGATTGATTTTTTAATGTTAGCTTATAATGCATTAATAGATGTTGATGAGTATGCAAATCCAAGAAAAATTAGATTTGTTAAATGGGTTGAGCCTGCAAAATATAGAAGAAGTTTCCTAAGAAAAAAATGGCAAACGGCAAGGACCGCAAGCTCAAATCATTGCAGCTCGTTTGATAACTTTCCCCCAAGTATAATTTATGAATAG
- a CDS encoding transglutaminase domain-containing protein — translation MVRKLILFISICILVISSTHFLASAENFSKNKEEIILIDVRNHQQFEKFRIPGSINIPIFAIKTKLFLASNKNRPPYAHRAVTIKADLILADMPNPVQNNNLDHYLDSSNFLIQAQAKSFKTETPIQTSENLYHWGIKHVTYSGFSGKDRRAEYAFKDSKGDCTEFMYLFVARCRANQPGVLADTTIGSKFMRTASGNR, via the coding sequence ATGGTTCGTAAGTTAATCCTCTTTATTTCAATTTGCATTCTTGTCATATCTTCTACCCATTTTCTTGCCTCTGCAGAAAATTTTTCAAAAAATAAAGAAGAAATAATTCTGATTGATGTTCGAAACCATCAACAATTTGAAAAATTCAGAATTCCAGGTTCGATAAATATCCCTATTTTTGCCATTAAAACTAAACTCTTTCTTGCGTCCAACAAGAATCGCCCGCCTTATGCTCATCGTGCTGTCACGATCAAGGCCGATCTCATACTGGCTGACATGCCTAACCCAGTACAAAACAACAATTTGGATCACTATCTCGATTCCAGCAATTTTTTAATTCAAGCCCAAGCCAAGTCATTTAAGACTGAGACACCAATTCAAACCTCGGAAAATCTTTACCATTGGGGCATAAAACATGTGACCTACTCTGGATTTTCAGGAAAAGATCGCAGGGCGGAATATGCCTTTAAAGACAGTAAAGGTGATTGCACGGAATTTATGTATCTATTTGTAGCACGGTGCCGGGCAAATCAGCCTGGTGTATTGGCGGATACCACAATTGGGTCAAAATTTATGAGAACGGCATCTGGCAACCGGTAG